Proteins from a genomic interval of Garra rufa chromosome 4, GarRuf1.0, whole genome shotgun sequence:
- the LOC141334025 gene encoding uncharacterized protein isoform X2, with translation MTFIKAESEDLKIEETFRDTEEQQTKMLFIKDESEDVEIEESFGVKHEDPEEQQTKMMFIKDESADVEIEESFGVKHEDTEEQTDLMPLKEESQELNVMEVKNEECHDFMAGEKSLSSSQTHKTKPGKNPKVQKKVHTGEKPFTCSQCGKSFALKGTLKVHLRTHTGEKPYSCQECGKSFALKGTLKLHMKLHTGEKPFTCSQCGKSFALKGSLKVHLKTHTGEKPYSCQECGKSFALKGKLNFHMQVHKEKPFTCSQCGKSFALKGTLKLHMKVHTGEKPFTCPQCGKSFALKGSLQVHLKTHTGEKPYSCQECGKSFALKGKLNFHMRVHKEKPFTCSQCGKSFALKGTLKLHMKVHKERPFTCQQCGKSFSQKESFEIHLKIHAGENPYICSQCGKSFKEKKNLNVHMKTHTGKKPHSCKLCEKSFTRKEGLRCHMRIHDGGKPFVCNECGKLFRYKRSLRHHMNFHSGEKCFKCHVCKKIFTNENTFENHVKRHVVETPHKCHHCQKSFSQIQKLEDHMRIHTGEKPFSCPQCGKSFTAKAYLNIHMKVHTGEKPFTCPQCGKSFAVKSNLNIHMKVHTGEKPFTCPQCGKSFALKDSLKVHLRIHTGEKPYSCQECGKSFAVKAKLNLHMRVHKERPFTCQECGKCFSQKESFEIHLKTHAGEAPFICSQCGKSFEEKNNLNVHMKTHTGRKPHTCKLCEKSFTRKEGLRCHMRIHDGGKPFVCNECGKLFRYKRSLRHHMNFHSGEKCFKCHVCKKIFTNENTFENHVKRHVVENPHTCHLCEKSFSQRQKLEDHIRIHTVEKPFSCPQCGKSFTAKANLKVHTRVHTGERPCKCTQCEQSFRYHTDLKRHMQTSHPEKKMLI, from the exons ATGACGTTTATTAAAGCGGAGAGTGAAGacttgaagattgaagaaacattcagagataCTGAGGAACAACAAACAAAGATGTTGTTTATTAAAGATGAGAGTGAAGATGTGGAGATTGAAGAATCATttggagtcaaacatgaagatccTGAGGAACAACAAACAAAGATGATGTTTATTAAAGATGAGAGTGCAGATGTGGAGATTGAAGAATCATttggagtcaaacatgaagatactgaggaacaaacag acctgatgccactgaaagaggagagtcaagaactgaatGTAATGGAAGTAAAAAATGAGGAATGCCATGATTTCATGGCTGGGGAAAAATCTCTGAGCTCCTCGCAGACTCATAAAACTAAACCTGGTAAGAACCCTAAAGTCCAAAAGAAAGtacacaccggagagaagcctttcacctgttctcagtgtgggaagagttttgctCTAAAAGGAACTCTTAAAGTTCActtgagaactcacactggagagaagccttactcctgCCAAGAGTGTGGGAAGAGCTTTGCACTAAAAGGAACTCTTAAACTTCACATGAAacttcacaccggagagaagcctttcacctgttctcagtgtgggaagagttttgcatTAAAAGGAAGTCTTAAAGTTCACTtgaaaactcacactggagagaagccttactcctgCCAAGAGTGTGGGAAGAGCTTTGCACTAAAAGGAAAGCTTAACTTTCACATGCAAGTTCACaaagagaagcctttcacctgttctcagtgtgggaagagttttgcacTAAAAGGAACTCTTAAActtcacatgaaagttcacaccggagaaaagcctttcacttgtcctcagtgtgggaagagttttgcatTAAAAGGAAGTCTTCAAGTTCACTtgaaaactcacactggagagaagccttactcctgCCAAGAGTGTGGGAAGAGCTTTGCACTAAAAGGAAAGCTTAACTTTCACATGCGAGTTCACAaagaaaagcctttcacctgttctcagtgtgggaagagttttgcacTAAAAGGAACTCTTAAActtcacatgaaagttcacaaaGAGagacctttcacctgccaacagtgtggaaaaagtttcagtcaaaaagagaGCTTTGAAATTCACTTAAAAATCCACGCAGGAGAGAATCCTTACatttgctctcagtgtggaaagagttttaaagagaaaaaaaaccttaatgtccacatgaaaactcacacaGGAAAGAAACCCCACAGCTGTAAACTGTGTGAGAAGAGCTTCACGCGTAAAGAAGGTTTGAGGTGCCATATGAGAATCCACGATGGAGGGAAGCCTTTTGTTTGTAATGAATGTGGAAAGCTTTTCAGATATAAAAGAAGCCTTAGACATCACATGAActttcactctggagagaaatgCTTTAAATgtcatgtttgtaaaaaaatttTCACCAACGAGAATACCTTTGAGAATCATGTAAAAAGACACGTCGTAGAGACGCCTCACAAATGCCATCACTGTCAAAAGAGTTTCAGCCAAATACAAAAGCTGGAGGATCATatgagaatccacactggagagaaacccttctcctgccctcagtgtggaaagagcttcacagCTAAAGCATACCTTAATATTCatatgaaagttcacactggagaaaagcctttcacttgtcctcagtgtggaaagagttttgcagTAAAATCAAATCTTAATATTCatatgaaagttcacactggagaaaagcctttcacttgtcctcagtgtgggaagagttttgcacTAAAAGATAGTCTTAAAGTTCacttgagaattcacactggagagaagccttactcctgCCAAGAGTGTGGGAAGAGCTTTGCAGTAAAAGCAAAGCTTAACCTTCACATGCGAGTTCACAAAGAGAGACCTTTTACCTGCCAAGAGTGTGGAAAATGTTTCAGTCAAAAAGAGAGCTTTGAAATCCACTTAAAAACCCACGCAGGAGAGGCACCGTTCatttgctctcagtgtggaaagagttttgaagAGAAGAACAACCTTAAcgtccacatgaaaactcacacaGGAAGGAAACCCcacacctgcaaactgtgtgagAAGAGCTTCACGCGTAAAGAAGGTTTGAGGTGCCATATGAGAATCCACGATGGAGGGAAGCCTTTTGTTTGTAATGAATGTGGAAAGCTTTTCAGATATAAAAGAAGCCTTAGACATCACATGAActttcactctggagagaaatgCTTTAAATgtcatgtttgtaaaaaaatttTCACCAACGAGAATACCTTTGAGAATCATGTAAAAAGGCACGTCGTAGAGAATCCTCACACATGCCATCTCTGTGAAAAGAGTTTCAGCCAAAGACAAAAGCTGGAGGATCATATTAGAATCCACACTGTAGAGAAACCCTtctcctgccctcagtgtggaaagagcttcacagCTAAAGCAAACCTTAAGGTTCACActagagttcacactggagagaggccttgCAAGTGCACTCAGTGTGAACAGAGTTTCAGATATCACACAGACCTGAAACGGCATATGCAAACATCCCATCCTGAAAAGAAAATGCTGATTTAA
- the LOC141334025 gene encoding uncharacterized protein isoform X1, with the protein MTFIKAESEDLKIEETFRDTEEQQTKMLFIKDESEDVEIEESFGVKHEDPEEQQTKLMPLKEESQELNVMEVKNEECHDFMAGEKSLSSSQTHKTKPGKNPKVQKKVHTGEKPFTCSQCGKSFALKGTLKVHLRTHTGEKPYSCQECGKSFALKGTLKLHMKLHTGEKPFTCSQCGKSFALKGSLKVHLKTHTGEKPYSCQECGKSFALKGKLNFHMQVHKEKPFTCSQCGKSFALKGTLKLHMKVHTGEKPFTCPQCGKSFALKGSLQVHLKTHTGEKPYSCQECGKSFALKGKLNFHMRVHKEKPFTCSQCGKSFALKGTLKLHMKVHKERPFTCQQCGKSFSQKESFEIHLKIHAGENPYICSQCGKSFKEKKNLNVHMKTHTGKKPHSCKLCEKSFTRKEGLRCHMRIHDGGKPFVCNECGKLFRYKRSLRHHMNFHSGEKCFKCHVCKKIFTNENTFENHVKRHVVETPHKCHHCQKSFSQIQKLEDHMRIHTGEKPFSCPQCGKSFTAKAYLNIHMKVHTGEKPFTCPQCGKSFAVKSNLNIHMKVHTGEKPFTCPQCGKSFALKDSLKVHLRIHTGEKPYSCQECGKSFAVKAKLNLHMRVHKERPFTCQECGKCFSQKESFEIHLKTHAGEAPFICSQCGKSFEEKNNLNVHMKTHTGRKPHTCKLCEKSFTRKEGLRCHMRIHDGGKPFVCNECGKLFRYKRSLRHHMNFHSGEKCFKCHVCKKIFTNENTFENHVKRHVVENPHTCHLCEKSFSQRQKLEDHIRIHTVEKPFSCPQCGKSFTAKANLKVHTRVHTGERPCKCTQCEQSFRYHTDLKRHMQTSHPEKKMLI; encoded by the exons ATGACGTTTATTAAAGCGGAGAGTGAAGacttgaagattgaagaaacattcagagataCTGAGGAACAACAAACAAAGATGTTGTTTATTAAAGATGAGAGTGAAGATGTGGAGATTGAAGAATCATttggagtcaaacatgaagatccTGAGGAACAACAAACAAAG ctgatgccactgaaagaggagagtcaagaactgaatGTAATGGAAGTAAAAAATGAGGAATGCCATGATTTCATGGCTGGGGAAAAATCTCTGAGCTCCTCGCAGACTCATAAAACTAAACCTGGTAAGAACCCTAAAGTCCAAAAGAAAGtacacaccggagagaagcctttcacctgttctcagtgtgggaagagttttgctCTAAAAGGAACTCTTAAAGTTCActtgagaactcacactggagagaagccttactcctgCCAAGAGTGTGGGAAGAGCTTTGCACTAAAAGGAACTCTTAAACTTCACATGAAacttcacaccggagagaagcctttcacctgttctcagtgtgggaagagttttgcatTAAAAGGAAGTCTTAAAGTTCACTtgaaaactcacactggagagaagccttactcctgCCAAGAGTGTGGGAAGAGCTTTGCACTAAAAGGAAAGCTTAACTTTCACATGCAAGTTCACaaagagaagcctttcacctgttctcagtgtgggaagagttttgcacTAAAAGGAACTCTTAAActtcacatgaaagttcacaccggagaaaagcctttcacttgtcctcagtgtgggaagagttttgcatTAAAAGGAAGTCTTCAAGTTCACTtgaaaactcacactggagagaagccttactcctgCCAAGAGTGTGGGAAGAGCTTTGCACTAAAAGGAAAGCTTAACTTTCACATGCGAGTTCACAaagaaaagcctttcacctgttctcagtgtgggaagagttttgcacTAAAAGGAACTCTTAAActtcacatgaaagttcacaaaGAGagacctttcacctgccaacagtgtggaaaaagtttcagtcaaaaagagaGCTTTGAAATTCACTTAAAAATCCACGCAGGAGAGAATCCTTACatttgctctcagtgtggaaagagttttaaagagaaaaaaaaccttaatgtccacatgaaaactcacacaGGAAAGAAACCCCACAGCTGTAAACTGTGTGAGAAGAGCTTCACGCGTAAAGAAGGTTTGAGGTGCCATATGAGAATCCACGATGGAGGGAAGCCTTTTGTTTGTAATGAATGTGGAAAGCTTTTCAGATATAAAAGAAGCCTTAGACATCACATGAActttcactctggagagaaatgCTTTAAATgtcatgtttgtaaaaaaatttTCACCAACGAGAATACCTTTGAGAATCATGTAAAAAGACACGTCGTAGAGACGCCTCACAAATGCCATCACTGTCAAAAGAGTTTCAGCCAAATACAAAAGCTGGAGGATCATatgagaatccacactggagagaaacccttctcctgccctcagtgtggaaagagcttcacagCTAAAGCATACCTTAATATTCatatgaaagttcacactggagaaaagcctttcacttgtcctcagtgtggaaagagttttgcagTAAAATCAAATCTTAATATTCatatgaaagttcacactggagaaaagcctttcacttgtcctcagtgtgggaagagttttgcacTAAAAGATAGTCTTAAAGTTCacttgagaattcacactggagagaagccttactcctgCCAAGAGTGTGGGAAGAGCTTTGCAGTAAAAGCAAAGCTTAACCTTCACATGCGAGTTCACAAAGAGAGACCTTTTACCTGCCAAGAGTGTGGAAAATGTTTCAGTCAAAAAGAGAGCTTTGAAATCCACTTAAAAACCCACGCAGGAGAGGCACCGTTCatttgctctcagtgtggaaagagttttgaagAGAAGAACAACCTTAAcgtccacatgaaaactcacacaGGAAGGAAACCCcacacctgcaaactgtgtgagAAGAGCTTCACGCGTAAAGAAGGTTTGAGGTGCCATATGAGAATCCACGATGGAGGGAAGCCTTTTGTTTGTAATGAATGTGGAAAGCTTTTCAGATATAAAAGAAGCCTTAGACATCACATGAActttcactctggagagaaatgCTTTAAATgtcatgtttgtaaaaaaatttTCACCAACGAGAATACCTTTGAGAATCATGTAAAAAGGCACGTCGTAGAGAATCCTCACACATGCCATCTCTGTGAAAAGAGTTTCAGCCAAAGACAAAAGCTGGAGGATCATATTAGAATCCACACTGTAGAGAAACCCTtctcctgccctcagtgtggaaagagcttcacagCTAAAGCAAACCTTAAGGTTCACActagagttcacactggagagaggccttgCAAGTGCACTCAGTGTGAACAGAGTTTCAGATATCACACAGACCTGAAACGGCATATGCAAACATCCCATCCTGAAAAGAAAATGCTGATTTAA